The Thermomicrobiales bacterium DNA segment CTGAATCACCGCGGGAATGAGCGGATGGGCGTCGAAGTCGATCGGGAGCGTCATGGGCGAACGGGGATTCCTTGCGCGCTCAGAAACTGCTTGGCTTCGTGGACCCGATAGTCGCCAAAGTGGAAGATCGAGGCCGCCAGAACCGCATCCGCGCGTCCAGGCGCCAATCCTTCGGCCAGATGCTCCAGATTCCCTGCGCCGCCGGAAGCGATCAACGGGATCGGCGCTGCCGCAGCAATCGCCTCAAGAAGGTCGAGATCGTAGCCATCGCGCGTTCCGTCGCGGTCCATGCTCGTGACGAGCAATTCTCCGGCGCCCAGCTCGGCAACACGCGCGGCCCACTCGACTGCATCGATCCCGGTCGACCTGCGTCCGCCGTGCGAGTACACGGTCCATGAGCCAGTCGCAGTGTCGCGCCGGACGTCGATCGCAACGACGATGCATTGACTTCCAAAGACATCTGCGCCATCCGAAATCAATGTTGGGTTCGCAATTGCGGCACTGTTGATCGAGACCTTGTCCGCGCCGGCTCGCAAGAGCTGCTTGATGTCCCCCGTCGATCGGACGCCTCCTCCGACCGTCAGCGGGATGAAGATCTGATCGGCCGTGCGCGCGATGACATCCACCATCGTCTCGCGGCTGTCGGATGTAGCGGTGATATCGAGAAAGACCAGTTCGTCTGCGCCTTCCCGATCGTAGAACGCCGCGAGTTCGACAGGGTCGCCCGCGTCTCGCAAGTTGACGAACTCGACTCCCTTGACGACCCGGCCGTCTGTCACATCGAGACAGGGAATGACACGACGGGTCAGAGTGGCCTGATTGGTTTGCAAAGCGGTCATTTCGCGCTCGTCCTAGCTTTCCCGTGCGGCGGAAATCGCTTCGGCAAGGTCGATTCGTCCATCATAGAGCGCTCGGCCGATGATCGCGCCGTCGACCCCGATTGCTGCCACCTCGCGCACATCTTCCAGTGTCGAGATGCCACCGGATGCAATGATGCCGGACTGCAAAGCGAACTGCGCTTGCTCGAGTTGCTTCAAGTTTGGGCCTTGCAGTTTTCCGTCTCGGTGGATGTCGGTGACGATGAAGGTCGCCACTCCGGCCCGGC contains these protein-coding regions:
- the hisF gene encoding imidazole glycerol phosphate synthase subunit HisF, which codes for MTALQTNQATLTRRVIPCLDVTDGRVVKGVEFVNLRDAGDPVELAAFYDREGADELVFLDITATSDSRETMVDVIARTADQIFIPLTVGGGVRSTGDIKQLLRAGADKVSINSAAIANPTLISDGADVFGSQCIVVAIDVRRDTATGSWTVYSHGGRRSTGIDAVEWAARVAELGAGELLVTSMDRDGTRDGYDLDLLEAIAAAAPIPLIASGGAGNLEHLAEGLAPGRADAVLAASIFHFGDYRVHEAKQFLSAQGIPVRP